The Oryza glaberrima chromosome 9, OglaRS2, whole genome shotgun sequence genome includes a window with the following:
- the LOC127784058 gene encoding uncharacterized protein LOC127784058, giving the protein MGNCQAAEAAAVVIQHPGGKVERLYWPTTAADVMRANPGHYVALVILRISADKAASAAAAGDKKTNAGGATGGGGGGAKITRVKLLKPKDTLLLGQVYRLITSQEVTKALRARKNEKMRRCEAIRQQHEQLRRGDPLAGVAEEEEEESASDDQDGKRDRHRSSGAGAPPAAGGRGRHWRPSLQSISEAASQSGGGGGSSSISESAAR; this is encoded by the exons atgggcaactgccaggcggcggaggcggcggcggtcgtcaTCCAGCACCCCGGCGGGAAGGTGGAGCGGCTCTACtggcccaccaccgccgccgacgtcatGCGGGCCAACCCCGGCCACTACGTCGCCCTCGTCATCCTCCGCATCTCCGCCGAcaaggccgcctccgccgccgccgcgggggacaAAAAGACCAACGCCGGTggagccaccggcggcggcggaggcggcgccaagATCACCAGGGTCAAGCTCCTCAAGCCCAAGGACACGCTCCTCCTCGGCCAGGTCTACCGCCTCATCACCTCCCAAG AGGTGACGAAGGCGCTGCGGGCGAGGAAGAACGAGAAGATGCGGCGGTGCGAGGCCATCAGGCAGCAGCACGAGCAGCTCCGGCGAGGCGACCCGCTCGCCGGcgtagccgaggaggaggaggaggagagcgcctCCGACGATCAG gaCGGGAAGAGGGACCGGCACCggagctccggcgccggcgcgccgccggccgccggcggcagagGCCGGCACTGGCGGCCGTCGCTGCAGAGCATCTCCGAGGCCGCGagccagagcggcggcggcggcggcagcagcagcatctctGAATCCGCCGCAAGATGA
- the LOC127783733 gene encoding zinc finger BED domain-containing protein RICESLEEPER 1-like: protein MYQRQLISIILGSIENWGLRDKVFSVVLDDEFVDDSVASNVESHLQKWNSHCANQSLFVVRYGTHLLDQVIQVGLDELDKIVEKSMNCSESTEGLTSSEVKYANYNYAASGKDWSCARRICDTLEDFHRYMDIMHNFPCPVDLFEKVWQVKCNLQRKVDNPRDDAFATVVKKMQEKFKKCWKLCCLHFYMAMIVDPSYRLENIKLHVDLHTDTDYIRCMDDILLRLFDEYSGKVEDSNCTKETRNEINVSRDDDRLKYYRRYGYPICERPMTELDQYLQEPCLSGGERDVLHWWKEHNLTYPTVARMARDILAMPCRTDCNVAIRTAKFAIFESRKHHIEKLVCLQDWLTTDGSASQKSTNGSTE, encoded by the exons ATGTATCAGA GACAACTGATTAGTATTATATTGGGATCTATTGAAAACTGGGGTCTTCGTGATAAGGTTTTTAGTGTTGTATTGGATGATGAGTTTGTTGATGATTCAGTTGCTTCAAATGTCGAATCCCATCTCCAGAAATGGAACTCCCACTGCGCAAACCAGAGCTTGTTTGTGGTACGATATGGAACTCATTTACTTGATCAGGTTATTCAAGTGGGGCTGGATGAACTTGACAAAATCGTGGAGAAGTCAATGAATTGTTCTGAGAGCACGGAGGGCCTCACCTCTTCAGAAGTAAAATATGCAAACTACAACTATGCAGCATCAGGGAAAGACTGGAGCTGTGCACGTCGTATTTGTGATACCTTGGAGGATTTTCATCGGTATATGGACATAATGCACAATTTTCCCTGTCCCGTGGACCTCTTTGAGAAGGTGTGGCAAGTCAAATGTAATTTGCAACGCAAAGTTGATAACCCCAGGGATGATGCATTTGCTACTGTGGTAAAGAAGATGCAAGAGAAGTTCAAGAAATGCTGGAAACTTTGTTGCTTACATTTCTATATGGCCATGATCGTTGATCCTTCATATCGTCTGGAAAACATCAAACTTCATGTTGACCTGCACACTGACACAGATTATATTCGTTGTATGGATGATATATTGCTCAGGCTCTTTGATGAATATTCTGGCAAGGTGGAAGATTCTAACTGTACTAAGGAGACTAGAAATGAAATCAATGTGAGCAGAGATGATGATCGGTTGAAATATTACCGTCGTTATGGATATCCAATTTGTGAGCGACCGATGACTGAGCTTGATCAGTACTTGCAAGAGCCATGCCTCTCTGGAGGTGAGCGTGATGTTCTTCACTGGTGGAAGGAACATAACCTGACCTATCCAACGGTTGCTCGGATGGCACGTGACATATTGGCCATGCCATGTCGTACTGATTGCAATGTAGCGATAAGAACTGCAAAGTTTGCTATATTTGAATCACGTAAACACCATATTGAAAAGCTCGTTTGTTTGCAGGATTGGCTCACAACTGACG GTTCTGCTAGCCAGAAGTCGACGAATGGTAGTACTGAGTGA